From the Jilunia laotingensis genome, the window CTTGCAAATTTAGCGAATATTTTCTACCCCCCCCCCCCGATTTTTACAATAATTAACTTGTGTTTGTTGTAAAAATTGGATGTGCAGGCATAATTCACCCCAACAACTCAGGTTTCAGCCTGATTATTTGCGTGTAACGACTGATGTTATACACAAGACTGGTGAATGCTACATTGGCTTTAGCACGAATAAGCCCTACTGTACGCACCACAAGTCCACGCATGGTTTGTTCCTCAAACCCGAATACATGCTCGACAAGGCAACGTGTCTTGGATTTTTTCCTATTGTCTGATTTCTGCTCCTTGGTAAGCGGACGGTTACGGTAGCCCTTTTCGCAAATTATCGGATTCATCTTATGCTGTTTTACAATCTCCTCTTGTCCGACATAACCGGCGTCCAAATACAAGTCCTTGCCTTCGTCTTTTTCATCCAGCAGTCCTTCAAAGCCTTTGGAATCATGCACTTCTGCCGACGTGGTATCATAAGAAAGTATGATCTTATTGCGTTTCTCAACTTTAGTATGCTGCTTGTAGCCGTAAAAAGTCTCATCACGCTTCTTTGTCCAGCGGGCATCTACATCCTTGTGGCACTTCTTGTGGGGATTGTCATTCCACAACTTATCACCCGCTCCCTGTTTTATCTGCTCATTTTCATCACGGGTGTTACGTTGGCGAGGGGCAATAACAAAACTGGCATCAATGATGCGACCCTCATTGAATTGCAGACCCTTACTTTCCATGAAACTATGAAATTCCGAAAAAAGCTTGTCATAAACGCCTGTATTTGTCAGGAGTTCGCGATACTTCCACACCGTCTTCTCGTCAGGAACATCGTCAACACATTCAATACCAAGAAACTTGCGGAAACTCGTACGGTCAACTATCTGATACTCTATCTGATGGTCACTCAAACCATAATAACGCTGAAGAAACAAGACCTTGAACATCAGCACACAGTCTATCGGCGGACGACCGGCATTACTTTTGCGCTCTCCGGTAAAAAGGGCTGATTCAAGAGTAGGACGAAAGATCTCAAAATCAACATACTGAGACAACACTTCAAGAGGATTGCCCATTTCATTCAAACGCAATTCACGATTCTCTGACTCAAATAGTTGATTATAACGAAGCTTACGGTATCGGGATAACTTGTTCATTATAAAATTCTTATTTTCTGCAAATTTACGCTCTTGGAACCATATAAACAACTGTACTACAATATTTTAATTTATAGAACTCCTCATAAAAACGAGAAGATGAGTGCGCTGATCAAAATCCCGGTCATTATCTTTCTTTGGCTTTTTATTTCTTTCTCTTTGATAAGTTGCAAAGCTATCAGGTTATTGATCTCTTTGTTGTACTTCTCTGTCTCATACAGGAACTGGAGGTTCTTGATACGGCTGAATTCCCGAAAATTGAATATGGAGTCGGTAAGTACCAGATATTCATTCTTATATAATTGTGCGTTTTTTCTGTCATTTACTTTCTCGTACAGGACCGGGAGAACTTTCAAAGCTTCCTTTAATTTGTCTGTAAATCCGTTTTCTTTGGCTGTTGCGTAGAAGAGATGCAGATAATGCATGGTAGAATCCCGTTCGTTCAATTTCTGATACATTTTATAAAGATCTTCATAGGAAGCACATTCGAACCAGGGACCCATTTGGTTTGTCTTTGCGAAATCAACGGAGCTTTTTATACTTCTGGCAGCCTCTTTGTATTTTCCGTCTAAAGATAGGATCAGTCCTTCGTCCAACAGCATATTATAATAATACATTTCATAGAAGGTACTGTCGGTGATATTGAGTTGCTTTTGCTGATTAAAATAGTATTTGGCTTTTTCCGGATTGGGGATATAGACATAAGTGGTTGTCAGATTATTTAGCATTTGCACTTTTGCAGCGAAATAATCATGTTCCAAACAGAGCTTATACCCTTTTTCATAATAAGTTGCGGCCTTTTCCAAATCTTGAAATAGCCAGTAAATGTTGCCTATATTGTTATAGAGCTTAATGATGTTGGTATGGAAATCGCAGGATTCGCTGATTTTTAATCCTTTTATGTATACATCCATGGCATTGGTGTAGCTGCCTTGTGCATAATAAATGTTGCCTGCTTTGAGATGGGCGGTTGCGCAAAGCTTTTTATCGGCATCGGGCATGTCGGTATAAAAATGGTTGATAGCAACCGAATAAAGTATGATGGCTGTATCATTTGCTTCTTTTTCAGCATATTTGTCTCCTTGTGTTATGATTTCTTGTAGGGAGAGATGGCTGGTTTGTTCGCGGAAGTTGGCGTAGGCTTCTTTATCTTGCGAGAAAATCGCGGTAGCGTGAAAAATGAGAATAGTCCAAAGGAGTGGAGCTTTTATCAAGAATAAGGGTGGCTTTGTCCTGATAGGAGTGTCCGATTGATTGTGGTGCATAGATTTTGATAATTAGTGTGTGGTCATTGATAATGTTTTGCACAACAAAAATAGGGTTTAATTTGGCTGTTGCAAATAAAACCCTCTCCTTTTTATCCAATTACTCTATTCTCTTCTTTTTTATTCCGTTCGTTTGCAGCCGTTTGCTTGCATAAATTCGTTTAATGCTATTTCGTAGTTGCCATGTACCATAATATGATGGTTGCCCAAAGGGGTTTTCAGGAAATAGTCTGCGGGGGTATTCATCTTTATCCTGACTTGTGTTCGGCACATGTTGATGTAGTTTGTGTTTTCCGTCAGCGTGCCGGTTGAAAGGTAATATTCATCCAGGCATTCCCCGCCACATTTGACGATGGTCACATCTCCCGTAGGCAATAGTCCCTGAATGCCGATACCGCTTTCTGTTTCGAAATGGTTGCGGATGATGTATTTTTCGGTTTGTTTCAGTCCCACGGTGCAGTGGGCAAGAATGAGTTCATTTGTTCTTGTATTTATCATGGAAGGATTGGCCATGAAGCCAACTTTTCCGGTCAGGGATTTAATAGCCAGCAGGGTGAATATGGATTGTAAATCACCTTCACATCCCGCCAATATGCCTTCATCGTTCAGCATGGATAAAGCCAGACAGCCTGTCGTGCCGATTTCTTCTATCAGCTTAAAGCAACTCAAGGTGACGGCACTCAGTTTCTCTTCTTTACAAATTCGTTTCACAGCCCGGTAGAGTCGCATAGCCTTCAGCATATCCTCGGGTGTCCCTTCACGGCAAGCCAATGCTTGCGAAGCGACAGCAGCGCAGGAAGCACCTACTTCATTGTCTGTGATACGATTGAATTTCTCGTACACCCGTTCAAGGGGAATGTCAAAATATTCAACTCCCCAGCGGCGCTTGGCAAGCAAGTAGTCCACATTGCTGGCAACGAGCCACGAAGAGGGGGCACCGATGACCCCGATCCGCAAGCCGGCTATGGAGCGTTGCGCCTGGAAATTATTATATAAAATGTGTACACGTGCCACTATGGAAGGGAGTTCACCATGAAGAATTTCGCTCTTCATCCCGCGGTTTCGAAGCCAGGATGATACTTCTAGTGCAGCGGCAAGCGAATTCTGCATTCCGTCCGCCAGGATAATGGCAGGGCGGGGGAGTGATTCAAAATGTTGGATAACTAACCTTTCCACTCCTCCGGTCGCGATGAATATGATTTTGAAATCATTGCTGCCAAGTTTGTCAATATCCTGATGATCTATAAATTTGACAGTGAAGTATTTCTCCAATTCACTTAATACAGCTTCGTGGGAATTGCGGATGGAAGCCTGCTTATGAAGCAATGAAGCGAAGGCAATGAGGTTTATGGTCATTTTGGTATTGTTTTAGGTTTTGTATATGACAAATGTATAGCTTTCTTTTCAAAATGCCATAACCTTTTTACCCTTGATAAGGATTTTAAAGTTTTTATGTCTCTGTCTCCGATTTATTGCGTACATTTGCCCTCCAAATTATAAATTGTAAATAGAAAATAGTAAAACGCCTTATGCCAATCATATCCATTCGCGGAAACGAAATGCCTGCTTCGCCTATCAGAAAACTGGCTCCTCTTGCCGATGCTGCCAAACAAAGAGGAGTGCATGTGTTCCACCTGAACATCGGACAGCCTGATCTGCCCACACCACAGGTCGCGATTGATGCGATACGGAATATCGATCGTAAAGTATTGGAGTATAGCCCGAGCGCTGGCTACCGCAGTTATCGTGAAAAATTGGTAGGCTATTATGAGAAGTTCAACATCCATCTCTCTGCGGACGATATCATCATTACTTCCGGTGGTTCGGAAGCGGTATTGTTTTCGTTCATGTCTTGCCTCAATCCGGGCGATGAGATTATTGTTCCGGAACCTGCTTATGCCAATTATATGGCATTCGCCATTTCTGCCGGGGCAAAGATACGTACCATTGCCACTACCATCGAAGAGGGTTTCTCTTTGCCAAAGGTCGAGAAGTTTGAGGAACTGATTAACGAACGTACCAAAGCTATCCTGATATGCAATCCGAACAACCCGACTGGTTATCTTTACACCCGTAGGGAAATGAACCAGATTCGTGATCTGGTGAAGAAATACGATTTGTTTCTTTTCTCGGATGAAGTGTATCGTGAATTCATATATACAGGTTCCCCTTATATCTCTGCCTGCCATTTGGAAGGCATTGAACAGAATGTCGTGTTGATTGACTCCGTTTCCAAACGGTATTCGGAATGTGGCATCCGCGTCGGTGCCCTGATCACCAAGAATAAGGAAGTGCGGGATGCCGTCATGAAGTTTTGCCAGGCGCGGTTAAGTCCTCCTTTGATCGGTCAGATCGCTGCCGAAGCTTCATTGGATGCGGGTGAGGAATATTTGCGGGATACGTACGATGAGTATGTGGAACGGCGTAAATGCCTCATTGATGGTTTGAACCGTATTCCAGGCGTATATTCTCCGATTCCTATGGGAGCGTTCTATACCGTAGCCAAATTGCCGGTGGACGATTCTGATAAGTTCTGTGCATGGTGTCTTTCTGAATTTAACTATGAAGGTCAGACTGTCTTTATGGCACCTGCTTCTGGCTTCTATACCACTCCGGGTTCGGGGCGCAATGAAGTCCGTATCGCTTATGTGTTGAAGAAAGAAGATTTGACCCGTGCCCTTTTTGTTTTGCAAAAGGCACTGGAAGCTTATCCGGGACGAACGGAATGAGTCTTTCCCTTTTCATCGCCCGTCGACTTTATCGTGATACTGATGGTGGCAAACAGGTATCACGACCCGCAGTTCTCATTGCTATGGTGGGAATCGCCATCGGTCTTGCCGTGATGATTATCACCGTGGCGGTAGTGATCGGCTTTAAGAAAGAGGTGCGTGAAAAAGTGACCGGTTTCGGTTCGCACATACAAATCAGTAATTTCGATGCAGTCCGGTCGTACGAGACGCATCCCATTGTAGTAAACGACAGCTTGATGGCCATGCTTTCCGCTTATCCCGAAGTAAAGCATGTGCAACGTTATTCCACAAAGCCGGGAATAATTAAGACAGATGAGGCTTTTCAGGGCATGGTGCTGAAAGGCGTAGGACCGGAATTTGATGCTTCATTTTTTGGAAAACATTTGATAGAGGGTGAGATTCCGGTTTTCAGTGATTCGGTTGCCACGAATCAGGTTATTGTTTCGAAAGCCATGGCGGATAAGTTGCAATTGAATTTGGGTGATAAAATCTATACCTACTATATTCAAGGGGATGTACGTGTCCGTCCTTTGACCATTAAAGGGATTTACCAAACTAACTTTTCCGAATATGACAACCTGTTTTTGCTGACAGACCTGTATACCGTGAACCGGCTGAATAAGTGGAAGCCCGGTCAGGTAAGTGGCGCGGAGATTGAAATACGGGAGTATGACAAGCTGGAAGAGGTGACGTATGAGATAGCCGAAAATACGGATAACCGTCCGGATGAATACGGTGGGGTATATTTCGTGCAAAACATCGAACAGATGAATCCTCAGATCTTCGAATGGTTGGGACTACTCGATCTCAATGTGTGGGTTATTTTGATTCTTATGGTGGGTGTTGCCGGATTTACGATGATATCCGGACTGTTGATCATCATCATCGAAAGGACGAATATGATTGGGATTCTAAAGGCATTAGGAGCCGATAATTTTATGATCCGTAAAGTCTTTCTTTGGTTTTCCGTTTTCCTTATAGGGAAGGGAATGATTTGGGGAAATGCCATCGGATTGGCGTTCTGTGTTTTGCAATCCCGGTTTCATCTTTTCAAACTCGATCCTGAGAGTTATTATGTGGATTCGGTTCCGGTTGATTTTAATATCTGGTTGTTTCTGCTCATTAATGCCGCAACGCTGTTGGCTTCCGTATTGATGCTCGTAGGACCTTCATTTCTGATTACGAAAATCAATCCTGCGAGTTCAATGCGGTATGAATGATTAATATTGCAATTTTACTGCTACCGGGAAGTGGTCGGACGGTACGCGAGCTTCGTAGCTTTCAACTTCAATTCCTGTTGGAGCATCTTTGATATCGGCTTTTTCCGCTCCTGTTTCTTTCATGCTTCGATAGGTATCGGTCAATACTCCGTACTTCTTGACTTCAAACATCGGTGATACGAATACGTGGTCGATGCGACTTTCCGTAAAGTTTGCCGG encodes:
- a CDS encoding pyridoxal phosphate-dependent aminotransferase, which translates into the protein MPIISIRGNEMPASPIRKLAPLADAAKQRGVHVFHLNIGQPDLPTPQVAIDAIRNIDRKVLEYSPSAGYRSYREKLVGYYEKFNIHLSADDIIITSGGSEAVLFSFMSCLNPGDEIIVPEPAYANYMAFAISAGAKIRTIATTIEEGFSLPKVEKFEELINERTKAILICNPNNPTGYLYTRREMNQIRDLVKKYDLFLFSDEVYREFIYTGSPYISACHLEGIEQNVVLIDSVSKRYSECGIRVGALITKNKEVRDAVMKFCQARLSPPLIGQIAAEASLDAGEEYLRDTYDEYVERRKCLIDGLNRIPGVYSPIPMGAFYTVAKLPVDDSDKFCAWCLSEFNYEGQTVFMAPASGFYTTPGSGRNEVRIAYVLKKEDLTRALFVLQKALEAYPGRTE
- a CDS encoding tetratricopeptide repeat protein, whose product is MHHNQSDTPIRTKPPLFLIKAPLLWTILIFHATAIFSQDKEAYANFREQTSHLSLQEIITQGDKYAEKEANDTAIILYSVAINHFYTDMPDADKKLCATAHLKAGNIYYAQGSYTNAMDVYIKGLKISESCDFHTNIIKLYNNIGNIYWLFQDLEKAATYYEKGYKLCLEHDYFAAKVQMLNNLTTTYVYIPNPEKAKYYFNQQKQLNITDSTFYEMYYYNMLLDEGLILSLDGKYKEAARSIKSSVDFAKTNQMGPWFECASYEDLYKMYQKLNERDSTMHYLHLFYATAKENGFTDKLKEALKVLPVLYEKVNDRKNAQLYKNEYLVLTDSIFNFREFSRIKNLQFLYETEKYNKEINNLIALQLIKEKEIKSQRKIMTGILISALIFSFL
- a CDS encoding ABC transporter permease, with the protein product MSLSLFIARRLYRDTDGGKQVSRPAVLIAMVGIAIGLAVMIITVAVVIGFKKEVREKVTGFGSHIQISNFDAVRSYETHPIVVNDSLMAMLSAYPEVKHVQRYSTKPGIIKTDEAFQGMVLKGVGPEFDASFFGKHLIEGEIPVFSDSVATNQVIVSKAMADKLQLNLGDKIYTYYIQGDVRVRPLTIKGIYQTNFSEYDNLFLLTDLYTVNRLNKWKPGQVSGAEIEIREYDKLEEVTYEIAENTDNRPDEYGGVYFVQNIEQMNPQIFEWLGLLDLNVWVILILMVGVAGFTMISGLLIIIIERTNMIGILKALGADNFMIRKVFLWFSVFLIGKGMIWGNAIGLAFCVLQSRFHLFKLDPESYYVDSVPVDFNIWLFLLINAATLLASVLMLVGPSFLITKINPASSMRYE
- a CDS encoding IS5-like element IS1169 family transposase, whose product is MNKLSRYRKLRYNQLFESENRELRLNEMGNPLEVLSQYVDFEIFRPTLESALFTGERKSNAGRPPIDCVLMFKVLFLQRYYGLSDHQIEYQIVDRTSFRKFLGIECVDDVPDEKTVWKYRELLTNTGVYDKLFSEFHSFMESKGLQFNEGRIIDASFVIAPRQRNTRDENEQIKQGAGDKLWNDNPHKKCHKDVDARWTKKRDETFYGYKQHTKVEKRNKIILSYDTTSAEVHDSKGFEGLLDEKDEGKDLYLDAGYVGQEEIVKQHKMNPIICEKGYRNRPLTKEQKSDNRKKSKTRCLVEHVFGFEEQTMRGLVVRTVGLIRAKANVAFTSLVYNISRYTQIIRLKPELLG